One window from the genome of Rhodobacteraceae bacterium S2214 encodes:
- a CDS encoding AMP-binding protein: MLQEATSIAALRDNFAWDIPDRYNIGVDVCDRIADQTPDAPAIIDVATDMSHITYSFSDLRAMSNRFANVLSSMVDIGDRVAVLLPQSIETAVAHIGALKTGCISIPLFTLFGPDALLHRLRDSGTKVVVTNQEGLAKIESIRSKLPALVHVLCTGCAREKHPDFHTLCADQPDIFTPVDTAADDPAFIIYTSGTTGNPKGALHAHRVLIGHLPGVEMSHDFFPQAGDKIWTPADWAWIGGLLDVLMPALHHGVPVVAHRFAKFDAEQAVTLMKTHNVRNTFLPPTALKMLKSAGISDVPMRSVASGGETLGAALIDWGRDTFGVTINEFYGQTECNMIVSSCGAITPAEPGVMGFAVPGHDVVIIDENGDPTTDEGEIAVRSPNPVMFLNYWNNPDATAAKFHGDFLLTGDRGQQMPSGRIKFIGRDDDVISSAGYRIGPAEIEDCLITHPAIRLAGVIGTPDTVRGSIVTAFLVLNEDVTPDGSLTQDITSYVKSRLAAYEAPRKIHYITDMPMTTTGKIIRAKLREMAKEMT, translated from the coding sequence ATGTTACAAGAGGCGACCAGCATTGCAGCGCTGCGCGACAATTTCGCGTGGGACATACCCGACCGCTATAACATTGGTGTCGATGTCTGCGATCGGATCGCGGACCAGACACCCGACGCCCCCGCCATCATCGACGTTGCTACCGACATGTCGCACATCACCTACAGCTTCAGCGATCTGCGTGCGATGTCGAACCGCTTTGCCAATGTCCTGTCAAGCATGGTCGATATTGGTGACCGCGTCGCGGTGCTTTTACCCCAATCAATCGAAACGGCCGTCGCACACATCGGGGCGCTGAAGACGGGCTGCATTTCGATCCCGCTCTTCACGCTTTTTGGTCCTGACGCACTGCTCCACCGCCTGCGGGATTCAGGGACCAAGGTTGTCGTGACCAATCAAGAAGGCTTGGCAAAGATCGAATCCATACGGTCAAAGCTTCCCGCGCTGGTGCACGTGTTGTGCACGGGTTGTGCACGTGAAAAACACCCTGATTTTCACACGCTCTGCGCTGATCAACCCGACATATTTACGCCCGTTGATACCGCCGCTGACGACCCCGCATTTATCATCTACACCTCCGGTACGACGGGAAATCCAAAAGGCGCGCTTCATGCGCATCGAGTGCTAATCGGCCATCTGCCCGGCGTCGAAATGAGCCATGATTTCTTTCCCCAAGCGGGCGACAAAATCTGGACGCCAGCCGATTGGGCGTGGATCGGCGGGTTGCTGGATGTGCTTATGCCTGCGCTCCATCACGGGGTGCCTGTCGTGGCGCATCGCTTTGCGAAATTTGATGCAGAACAAGCAGTTACACTGATGAAAACCCATAACGTCCGCAACACGTTCCTCCCGCCAACGGCGTTGAAAATGTTGAAATCCGCAGGCATTTCCGATGTCCCGATGCGGTCCGTCGCGTCTGGCGGTGAAACGCTCGGGGCCGCGCTGATCGATTGGGGTCGCGACACATTCGGGGTGACAATCAACGAATTTTACGGGCAAACCGAATGCAACATGATCGTGTCGTCTTGCGGGGCGATCACGCCCGCCGAACCCGGCGTGATGGGTTTCGCTGTGCCCGGCCATGACGTTGTTATCATTGACGAAAACGGCGACCCAACTACCGACGAAGGCGAAATTGCAGTGCGTAGTCCCAATCCGGTTATGTTCTTGAATTACTGGAATAATCCAGACGCCACAGCCGCAAAATTCCACGGTGATTTTTTACTCACAGGCGACCGCGGCCAGCAAATGCCGTCGGGCCGGATCAAGTTCATCGGGCGCGACGACGACGTGATCAGTTCAGCCGGATACCGCATCGGTCCCGCCGAAATCGAAGACTGCCTAATCACCCACCCCGCCATTCGCCTAGCAGGTGTCATCGGCACACCGGATACCGTGCGGGGCAGCATCGTGACCGCATTTCTTGTTTTGAATGAAGATGTTACCCCCGATGGTTCGTTGACCCAAGACATCACATCTTACGTCAAATCGCGCCTCGCCGCCTACGAAGCACCGCGCAAAATCCACTACATCACCGACATGCCCATGACGACAACAGGCAAAATCATCCGCGCGAAACTACGCGAAATGGCAAAGGAAATGACATGA
- the gor gene encoding glutathione-disulfide reductase, with translation MAFDFDLFVIGGGSGGVRAGRVASQNGFKVALAEEFRMGGTCVIRGCVPKKLMVFGSQFSESFIDAKSYGWDVPTHPTFEWKNFRAKMHGELDRLEGIYRNLLKNNDVTVYDSRAVVKDAHTVVLRDGHEVTAKTILVATGGHPVVPDFEGSQYAITSNDIFLLEELPNKILIVGGGYIASEFAGILNGLGVEVTQAYRGDQILRGFDNEARKVIAEGMVEKGVDLRLNTDVAKIEKVADTFCVTFKDGSEETFDKVMYATGRRPNTEGLGLEDAGVALGKSGEVVVDDYSATGVPSIYAIGDVTNRIQLTPVAIREGMAFVETVFKGNPTKVDHDLVPSAVFTQPEFGTVGLTEDEAAAQEPIEVYATTFKPMNHSFAGRPDRVLMKLVVSIETRKVLGVHIVADGAGEMIQMAGIAVKMGATKEDFDATVAVHPTMAEELVTMKEPVRST, from the coding sequence ATGGCTTTTGATTTTGACTTGTTTGTCATCGGTGGTGGATCGGGCGGGGTGCGTGCTGGTCGCGTTGCATCGCAGAACGGGTTTAAGGTCGCGTTGGCCGAAGAATTCCGGATGGGTGGCACATGCGTTATTCGCGGCTGTGTTCCTAAGAAGCTGATGGTGTTCGGGTCGCAGTTTTCTGAGAGCTTTATTGACGCGAAATCATACGGTTGGGATGTCCCGACCCATCCGACGTTTGAATGGAAGAATTTTCGCGCGAAGATGCACGGCGAACTTGATCGGCTCGAAGGCATCTACCGCAATCTGCTGAAGAATAACGACGTGACCGTCTATGACAGCCGCGCTGTTGTGAAAGATGCGCATACGGTTGTTCTGCGTGACGGCCATGAAGTGACGGCGAAGACAATTCTGGTGGCCACCGGTGGGCATCCTGTTGTACCTGATTTTGAAGGGTCACAATACGCGATCACGTCGAATGATATCTTCTTGTTAGAGGAACTGCCGAACAAGATTCTGATTGTCGGTGGTGGCTACATCGCGTCGGAATTTGCAGGCATCCTGAACGGGCTGGGTGTTGAGGTGACACAAGCTTATCGTGGCGATCAGATTTTGCGCGGTTTCGATAATGAAGCCCGTAAGGTGATTGCCGAAGGTATGGTCGAAAAGGGCGTTGATTTGCGTTTGAACACCGATGTCGCGAAGATCGAAAAAGTTGCTGACACGTTCTGTGTGACGTTCAAGGATGGTTCTGAAGAGACGTTCGATAAGGTGATGTATGCAACGGGCCGCCGTCCGAATACCGAAGGGCTTGGTCTTGAGGATGCAGGTGTTGCGCTGGGCAAAAGCGGCGAAGTCGTTGTCGATGACTACAGCGCCACTGGTGTGCCGTCGATCTACGCGATTGGTGATGTGACGAACCGCATTCAGTTGACCCCCGTTGCGATCCGCGAAGGCATGGCGTTTGTCGAAACCGTGTTCAAAGGCAACCCGACGAAGGTGGACCACGATCTGGTTCCGTCTGCGGTCTTTACCCAGCCGGAATTCGGCACAGTTGGTCTGACCGAAGACGAAGCCGCAGCCCAAGAACCGATCGAAGTTTATGCTACAACGTTCAAACCGATGAACCATTCCTTCGCCGGTCGTCCTGATCGCGTGTTGATGAAACTGGTGGTGTCGATAGAGACCCGTAAGGTGCTAGGCGTGCATATTGTCGCAGATGGCGCAGGTGAAATGATCCAAATGGCCGGAATCGCCGTGAAAATGGGTGCAACTAAAGAAGATTTCGACGCGACGGTTGCAGTTCACCCCACAATGGCCGAAGAACTTGTGACAATGAAGGAACCCGTCAGATCGACTTGA
- the hflK gene encoding FtsH protease activity modulator HflK, with protein MAGNNGGPWGGGGNNGSNNGGDNRGSNNGGRRPGNNDGPQIPEIDELMNKGREQLRVLMGGGNGGRPNGSGGGGAGGPQISRGMIGLGALAAVGLWLASSFYTVKPEEQSVELMLGRYSSTGGPGLNFAPWPLVTKEILAVTTERNIDIGTSRSGMDAGLMLTGDENIVDIDFQVVWNITDPQQYLFNLADPPQTIAAVAESAMREIISQSELAPILNRDRGAIADRLRDLIQSTLDSYESGVNIVRVNFDKADPPEPVIAAFRAVQDAEQERDRLQNVADAYANQVVAGARGEAAQLIEQSEAYRSQVVNEAQGEASRFTAVLAEYEKAPEVTRKRLYLETMEEVLGGVDIILLDDGAGGSSGVVPYLPLNELRRTTDGGSN; from the coding sequence ATGGCAGGGAATAACGGTGGCCCTTGGGGCGGCGGTGGAAATAACGGTTCCAACAATGGTGGCGATAATCGCGGCAGCAACAATGGCGGGCGGCGTCCCGGCAACAATGACGGGCCGCAAATCCCGGAAATTGATGAGCTGATGAACAAAGGCCGCGAACAATTGCGCGTGCTGATGGGCGGCGGCAATGGCGGGCGTCCGAACGGCTCAGGTGGCGGCGGTGCCGGTGGCCCGCAGATTTCACGCGGGATGATTGGTCTTGGCGCTTTGGCCGCTGTTGGTCTTTGGCTGGCGTCATCGTTCTACACAGTCAAGCCCGAGGAACAGTCGGTTGAGCTGATGTTGGGCCGCTATTCATCGACCGGTGGTCCGGGTCTGAATTTTGCCCCATGGCCGCTTGTGACGAAAGAAATCCTTGCCGTGACGACCGAGCGGAACATTGATATCGGCACAAGCCGGTCCGGTATGGACGCGGGTCTGATGCTGACTGGTGATGAAAACATCGTGGATATCGATTTCCAAGTTGTTTGGAACATTACCGATCCGCAGCAGTATCTGTTCAACCTTGCTGATCCGCCACAGACGATTGCCGCTGTTGCGGAATCCGCGATGCGCGAGATTATTTCGCAGTCTGAACTGGCGCCGATTTTGAACCGCGACCGTGGTGCAATTGCGGATCGTTTGCGCGACCTGATCCAGTCGACATTGGACAGCTACGAATCCGGTGTGAACATCGTCCGGGTCAACTTTGACAAGGCCGATCCGCCTGAACCTGTTATCGCGGCCTTCCGTGCTGTTCAGGATGCCGAACAGGAACGTGACCGTTTGCAGAACGTCGCGGATGCCTATGCAAACCAAGTGGTTGCGGGTGCCCGTGGTGAAGCGGCCCAGTTGATCGAACAATCCGAAGCGTACCGGTCACAGGTTGTGAACGAAGCGCAGGGTGAGGCGTCACGTTTCACCGCGGTTCTTGCTGAATATGAAAAGGCCCCAGAGGTGACACGCAAGCGTCTGTATCTGGAAACCATGGAAGAAGTTCTTGGTGGCGTGGATATTATCCTGCTCGACGATGGGGCAGGCGGCAGCAGTGGTGTTGTCCCATATCTGCCGTTGAACGAATTGCGCCGAACCACTGATGGAGGGTCCAACTGA
- a CDS encoding protease modulator HflC: MNKSAFLLPAVAVVVVGLLSSVFIVDERQKALVLQFGQIVRVEEEPGLSFKLPLIQEVVRYDDRILSRDLDPLEVTPSDDRRLIVDAFARYRIADVERFRQAVGGGGEEAAARRLDSILRAETREVLGSVSSNDILSVDRAALMLRIRNSAIAEANALGLQVVDVRLKRTDLPSENLNATYERMKAEREREAADEIARGNEAAQRVRAGADRTVVELVSDATRQSEITRGEADAERNAIFAEAFGSDPEFFEFYRSMTAYTRALKSGNSSMVLSPDNEFFNYLKSDQGAAAN; the protein is encoded by the coding sequence ATGAATAAGTCAGCATTTCTTTTGCCAGCCGTTGCGGTTGTTGTCGTTGGTCTTTTGTCGTCTGTGTTCATCGTTGATGAACGTCAGAAGGCGCTGGTCCTGCAGTTTGGTCAGATCGTGCGTGTTGAAGAAGAGCCTGGTCTCAGCTTCAAACTGCCATTGATCCAAGAAGTCGTGCGTTACGATGACCGTATCCTTAGCCGTGATCTTGATCCGCTTGAGGTGACACCGTCTGATGATCGTCGTTTGATCGTTGACGCCTTTGCGCGTTACCGTATCGCGGATGTGGAACGGTTCCGTCAGGCTGTTGGTGGCGGTGGTGAAGAAGCCGCTGCGCGTCGTCTTGATTCCATTTTGCGTGCGGAAACACGTGAGGTTCTGGGGTCTGTTTCATCCAACGACATTCTGTCTGTGGATCGTGCGGCGCTGATGCTGCGTATTCGGAATTCTGCGATTGCCGAAGCGAATGCGCTGGGCTTGCAGGTGGTTGACGTGCGTTTGAAGCGGACTGATTTGCCGTCTGAAAACCTCAACGCGACTTACGAGCGGATGAAAGCCGAACGTGAACGCGAAGCGGCGGACGAAATCGCCCGTGGTAACGAGGCCGCGCAGCGGGTTCGTGCGGGTGCGGATCGTACGGTTGTGGAACTTGTATCTGATGCGACGCGTCAGTCCGAGATCACACGCGGTGAAGCAGATGCAGAACGCAACGCGATTTTCGCCGAAGCATTCGGTTCTGACCCAGAATTCTTTGAATTCTACCGGTCTATGACAGCCTACACACGGGCCTTGAAGTCGGGCAATTCGTCCATGGTTTTGTCGCCTGACAACGAATTCTTTAACTACCTGAAGTCTGATCAAGGCGCCGCTGCAAACTAA
- a CDS encoding DUF2200 domain-containing protein yields MSFAKVYPMYLQKVEKKGRTLDELHAVITWLTGYDDDQIQGLINEDATFETVFDHADLNPNASLITGVICGYRVEDIDDPLIQQVRYLDKLVDELAKGRAMGKILR; encoded by the coding sequence ATGTCGTTTGCGAAGGTCTATCCGATGTACCTGCAAAAGGTTGAAAAGAAAGGCCGGACGCTGGATGAATTACACGCGGTCATTACTTGGCTGACGGGGTATGATGACGATCAGATCCAAGGCCTGATTAATGAAGATGCGACGTTTGAGACCGTGTTTGATCATGCCGATTTGAACCCGAACGCCAGCCTGATCACAGGCGTCATTTGTGGGTACCGTGTTGAAGATATTGACGATCCGCTGATCCAGCAGGTCCGTTATCTGGACAAGTTGGTGGATGAATTGGCCAAAGGGCGCGCAATGGGGAAAATCCTGCGCTGA
- a CDS encoding class I SAM-dependent methyltransferase, with protein sequence MHDDGVFDQAIAESYDRIHGDGSSAAERRVASVLRDLAFDGTALEFAIGTGRIAVPLHHAGVRVQGIELSAAMVDQLRQKPEGADIPAVVGDMTTTRVDGAFSLVFLVYNTIDNLTTQDAQVACFANAAAHLTAGGHFVIETLVPPIQKIPFGETMRAFNRSDTHWGIDEFDVVTQNYASHHVRLEGETYVKNTVPFRYAWPAELDLMARMAGMRLVDRWADWDKSPFTATSPSHVSVWRKD encoded by the coding sequence ATGCACGACGACGGCGTTTTTGATCAAGCCATTGCGGAAAGCTATGACCGTATTCACGGGGACGGTAGTTCTGCCGCTGAAAGGCGTGTCGCGTCGGTTTTGCGTGATCTGGCTTTTGATGGCACGGCTCTTGAATTTGCGATTGGTACGGGCCGGATCGCGGTCCCGTTGCACCATGCGGGTGTGCGCGTGCAGGGGATTGAACTGTCGGCCGCCATGGTAGATCAACTGCGGCAAAAGCCGGAAGGCGCGGACATTCCAGCGGTCGTCGGTGACATGACGACAACCCGTGTGGACGGTGCGTTTTCCCTTGTTTTCCTTGTGTATAATACCATCGACAACCTGACGACACAGGACGCGCAGGTTGCTTGTTTTGCGAATGCTGCCGCCCATCTGACAGCAGGCGGTCATTTCGTGATCGAAACACTTGTGCCCCCGATCCAGAAGATCCCGTTTGGTGAAACCATGCGCGCGTTTAATCGGTCGGATACTCATTGGGGGATAGACGAATTTGATGTGGTCACGCAAAACTATGCCTCCCACCATGTGCGGCTGGAAGGGGAGACTTACGTCAAAAACACAGTGCCATTTCGCTACGCGTGGCCCGCAGAGCTTGATCTGATGGCGCGGATGGCGGGGATGCGTTTGGTGGACCGTTGGGCCGACTGGGACAAATCACCGTTTACGGCCACAAGCCCCAGTCATGTGTCGGTCTGGCGTAAGGATTAG
- a CDS encoding peptidase: MTLMSFAAYEQPMKWVAFVLGFCSTICVVQGWHLGAMLFSLPFCLIWIYCGWLRTEPQLKWINVMFAVLYIFGIGRYLLPA, translated from the coding sequence ATGACACTGATGTCGTTTGCTGCCTACGAGCAGCCGATGAAATGGGTGGCGTTTGTCCTTGGGTTTTGCAGCACAATCTGCGTTGTCCAAGGCTGGCACCTAGGGGCCATGTTATTTAGCCTGCCCTTCTGTCTAATCTGGATCTATTGCGGTTGGCTGCGCACCGAACCGCAGCTCAAATGGATCAACGTGATGTTTGCTGTGCTCTATATCTTCGGGATCGGACGGTATTTGCTGCCGGCCTAA
- a CDS encoding Do family serine endopeptidase, translated as MVKGLMTALALAGAVALAQASPAFAQERPATFADLAEQVSPSVVNITTSTVVAGRTGPQGIVPEGSPFEDFFNDLENDNERDQARRSSALGSGFVISADGYIVTNNHVIEGADEIEIEFFPGEGQPTELLKAELVGTDPNTDIAVLKVEYETDLQFVEFGDSNAVGSRVGDWVMAMGNPLGQGFSVSAGIVSARNRALQGTYDDYIQTDAAINRGNSGGPLFNMDGDVIGVNTAILSPNGGSIGIGFAMSSDVVTNVVDQLKEFGETRRGWLGVRIQDVTPDMVDAIEGLTDARGALVTDVPAGPAEDAGMLAGDVITVFDTIEIENTRELVRIVGNSPVGKEVPVTVLRNGGTEDLTVVLGRRETSEAVAFPDDEDVQEPEAAEEKSLLGLTLSEITPDLTEQYSITADTGLVITGIDADSEAASKGLVEGDLITEAGQQKVTSVGDFEDRITEARDAGRKSLLLLVRRGGDPRFVALSLAE; from the coding sequence ATGGTGAAAGGTCTAATGACAGCGCTGGCCCTTGCTGGGGCCGTTGCCCTTGCACAGGCCAGCCCCGCGTTTGCCCAAGAACGCCCCGCAACCTTTGCCGATTTGGCCGAACAGGTCAGCCCGTCTGTGGTGAACATCACCACGTCCACCGTTGTTGCAGGCCGCACTGGTCCACAAGGTATCGTGCCGGAAGGATCCCCGTTCGAGGATTTCTTCAACGATCTGGAAAACGACAACGAACGGGATCAGGCCCGCCGGTCATCCGCGCTTGGATCCGGTTTCGTGATTTCTGCTGACGGCTATATCGTCACGAACAACCACGTGATCGAAGGCGCCGACGAGATCGAAATCGAATTCTTCCCGGGCGAAGGTCAGCCAACTGAACTGTTGAAGGCTGAATTGGTCGGGACTGATCCGAACACCGATATTGCGGTTCTTAAGGTCGAATACGAGACCGATCTGCAGTTCGTTGAATTTGGCGATAGCAACGCTGTTGGGTCCCGCGTTGGCGATTGGGTCATGGCGATGGGTAACCCGCTGGGGCAGGGGTTCTCTGTCTCTGCAGGGATTGTCTCCGCCCGTAACCGTGCGTTGCAGGGGACCTATGATGACTACATCCAGACAGACGCCGCGATTAACCGCGGGAACTCTGGTGGGCCGTTGTTCAACATGGACGGCGACGTGATTGGTGTGAACACTGCGATCCTGTCACCAAACGGTGGGTCTATCGGGATTGGCTTTGCGATGTCGTCTGACGTTGTGACCAATGTTGTGGACCAGCTGAAGGAATTCGGCGAAACCCGTCGTGGTTGGTTGGGTGTTCGCATCCAAGACGTCACGCCGGACATGGTTGATGCCATCGAAGGTCTGACAGATGCACGCGGCGCGTTGGTCACCGATGTGCCTGCTGGTCCTGCGGAAGATGCCGGTATGCTTGCGGGTGATGTGATCACTGTTTTTGATACGATCGAGATCGAAAACACACGTGAACTGGTCCGCATCGTCGGCAATTCGCCTGTCGGCAAAGAGGTGCCAGTCACCGTTTTGCGTAATGGCGGTACCGAAGACCTGACTGTTGTTCTGGGCCGTCGCGAGACATCCGAAGCGGTTGCATTCCCTGACGACGAAGACGTTCAAGAACCGGAAGCAGCTGAAGAGAAAAGCCTGCTTGGCCTGACATTGTCAGAGATCACACCTGACCTGACAGAGCAGTATTCAATTACAGCTGACACAGGTCTTGTGATTACTGGCATCGACGCGGATAGCGAAGCAGCATCCAAGGGTCTGGTTGAAGGTGATCTGATCACCGAAGCTGGCCAGCAAAAGGTCACAAGCGTAGGCGATTTCGAAGACCGTATTACCGAAGCACGTGACGCGGGTCGCAAGTCCCTACTGCTGCTCGTGCGTCGCGGTGGTGATCCACGGTTCGTCGCGCTGTCCTTGGCTGAGTAA
- a CDS encoding peptidoglycan-binding protein: MTLRPILTAPLLCAALACTPVPPPSESAPALPPVQNLITDGEIETTVSGQCFARTAPPTRTRIIEEQVLVTPGVRGDGGTFTSPPIFRNQTRPVTEPIGEGTRFETLCPPEYTPERVATLQRALKARLAYSGPITSVLDAGTRAAIQAFQTPQGFDSPLIQRGIAETLGIVSLDRASL, encoded by the coding sequence ATGACTTTACGACCCATTCTGACCGCGCCACTTTTATGCGCTGCATTGGCGTGCACACCTGTGCCGCCACCATCGGAATCCGCGCCAGCGCTGCCTCCCGTGCAGAACCTGATCACGGACGGTGAAATCGAAACGACCGTGTCAGGGCAGTGTTTTGCCCGCACAGCGCCGCCCACGCGCACGCGCATAATCGAAGAACAGGTGCTGGTGACACCAGGCGTCAGGGGCGACGGCGGGACGTTCACATCGCCACCAATCTTCCGCAACCAAACGCGGCCTGTCACCGAACCCATTGGCGAAGGCACGCGGTTCGAAACGTTATGTCCGCCGGAATACACCCCTGAACGGGTCGCCACGCTGCAACGCGCGCTTAAAGCACGGCTCGCCTACAGCGGCCCCATCACCAGTGTGCTGGATGCTGGGACACGGGCAGCAATACAGGCGTTTCAAACCCCCCAAGGTTTCGATAGCCCGCTGATCCAACGCGGCATTGCGGAAACGCTGGGCATCGTATCGCTGGACCGCGCATCCCTTTAA
- a CDS encoding 2Fe-2S iron-sulfur cluster binding domain-containing protein produces MAKITYVEHGGKEHVVDVANGLTVMEGARDNGIPGIEADCGGACACSTCHVYIDPAWVEKVPAKDAMEEDMLDFAYEPNAETSRLTCQIKVTDALDGLRVQMPEKQI; encoded by the coding sequence ATGGCGAAAATTACTTATGTTGAGCACGGCGGCAAAGAGCATGTCGTTGACGTAGCAAACGGTCTGACCGTGATGGAAGGTGCCCGTGACAATGGCATTCCAGGGATTGAGGCCGATTGCGGCGGTGCATGTGCCTGTTCAACTTGCCACGTTTACATTGACCCTGCTTGGGTCGAAAAGGTGCCTGCAAAGGACGCCATGGAAGAAGACATGCTTGATTTCGCCTACGAGCCGAACGCAGAAACATCGCGTCTGACTTGCCAAATCAAGGTGACGGATGCTTTGGACGGTCTGCGTGTGCAGATGCCAGAAAAGCAGATTTAA
- a CDS encoding VCBS repeat-containing protein: protein MLGRLTIAACLAALAGAANADVTAARYTEPTTRYAHGILGDAIEFGALVMTVDGAEVTLRLPETHVFEDVAPRLIDIDLDGTHEVMVVETKMTEGARISIYNGAGELVAATPHIGRSNRWYSPVGAADIDGDGLVEVAFIDRPHLAKTLRVWRYDNGDFTEVAAAADMTNHRIGEADIAGGIRDCGDGPEMIVASGNWTRLLAVRFDGELTATDIGPHAGRDSFVAAMGC from the coding sequence ATGCTGGGTCGTCTGACCATTGCGGCATGTCTTGCGGCCCTTGCAGGGGCCGCAAACGCCGACGTGACTGCCGCCCGCTATACGGAGCCGACCACCCGCTATGCCCACGGCATTCTGGGCGATGCGATTGAATTCGGCGCATTGGTCATGACTGTTGACGGGGCGGAGGTGACGCTGCGGTTGCCGGAAACGCATGTCTTTGAAGACGTCGCACCACGCCTTATTGATATTGATTTGGACGGCACGCATGAAGTGATGGTCGTCGAGACGAAGATGACCGAAGGCGCGCGGATCTCTATCTATAACGGTGCTGGTGAATTGGTTGCTGCGACCCCGCATATTGGTCGGTCGAACCGTTGGTATTCCCCTGTCGGGGCTGCTGATATAGACGGCGACGGATTGGTCGAAGTTGCCTTTATCGACCGTCCCCATCTGGCCAAGACGTTACGTGTTTGGCGGTATGATAATGGTGATTTCACCGAAGTGGCCGCAGCCGCTGACATGACCAACCACCGGATCGGCGAAGCTGATATCGCGGGCGGTATCCGTGACTGTGGTGATGGCCCCGAAATGATCGTGGCGTCGGGCAATTGGACGCGGCTTCTGGCGGTGCGTTTTGACGGTGAATTGACGGCAACGGATATCGGGCCGCATGCCGGTCGCGACAGTTTTGTCGCTGCGATGGGCTGCTAA
- a CDS encoding adenosylcobinamide-GDP ribazoletransferase, which produces MSLIHWHDVPAAAGLLTRVPVQVNTDLAIQRGPLAAWAYPFVGLKIAVAMVVLGLCAGWVGIAPPIAAGLMLALSVILTGAMHEDGLADSADGLWGGWDKAKRLEIMKDSRNGAYGVLALVLSVIIRWAALTAIVQSDHWIAALIAVAMLSRAAMVALMTGLPNARDNGLSQSVGRPKPVTAWLAIGVATLGAFFALGLTAGTLLIVAGITASLWAGIAHRKIGGQTGDILGATQQLTEIALLITLSAIL; this is translated from the coding sequence ATGAGCCTCATTCACTGGCATGACGTCCCGGCAGCAGCAGGGCTTTTGACACGCGTACCCGTGCAGGTGAACACCGATCTCGCGATCCAGCGCGGACCACTGGCAGCATGGGCTTATCCCTTTGTCGGATTGAAGATCGCGGTCGCCATGGTGGTCTTGGGCCTCTGCGCTGGTTGGGTCGGCATCGCGCCACCAATCGCGGCGGGCCTCATGCTCGCGCTCAGCGTCATTCTGACAGGGGCGATGCACGAAGACGGTCTGGCCGACAGCGCCGACGGCCTGTGGGGCGGTTGGGACAAAGCCAAACGGCTCGAAATCATGAAGGACAGCCGCAATGGCGCCTACGGTGTTCTGGCCCTCGTGTTGTCTGTGATCATCCGCTGGGCCGCACTTACAGCAATCGTGCAATCCGACCACTGGATTGCAGCATTGATTGCTGTGGCCATGCTCAGCCGTGCCGCGATGGTCGCGCTGATGACAGGTCTGCCCAACGCGCGGGACAACGGCCTAAGCCAATCCGTAGGACGCCCTAAACCTGTCACGGCGTGGCTGGCCATTGGCGTCGCTACGTTGGGCGCGTTCTTCGCATTGGGGCTCACAGCAGGCACGTTGCTGATCGTCGCGGGCATCACGGCCAGCCTATGGGCCGGTATCGCGCACCGCAAAATCGGCGGTCAAACCGGTGATATCTTAGGGGCAACACAGCAACTGACCGAAATCGCATTGCTGATCACATTGTCCGCTATTCTTTAG